One segment of Pyricularia oryzae 70-15 chromosome 3, whole genome shotgun sequence DNA contains the following:
- a CDS encoding alcohol oxidase: MKDTGQESRGDERGYASGMIPDEFDIIVCGGGSTGCVVAGRLANLDHNLKVLLIEGGENNLNNPWVYRPGIFPRNMKLDSKTASFYESRASDALAGRKAVVPCAHVLGGGSSINFMMYTRASASDYDDFQAKGWTTKELLPLMKKHETYQRASHNRDTHGFEGPIKVSFGNYTYPIAWDFLRAAESQGIPTVDDLQDLSCGHGAEHWLKWINRDTGRRSDSAHAYIHSTRAKHSNLYLVCNTKVDKVIIENGKAVAVQTVATKPLSREQLKPRIFRARKQIVVSCGTLSSPLVLQRSGVGDPKKLKAAGVEPIVDLPGVGLNFQDHYLHFSVYRAKPGTESFDEFARGNPEVQKAVFDQWEIKGTGPLATNGIGKYLDAGVKIRPTQKELDEFKTWPCNSFQKGWDSYFKNKPDKPVMHYSVIAGWFGDHMLMPPGSFFTMFNFLEYPFSRGFTHIKSADPYAAPDFDTGFMSDERDMAPMVWGYIKSRETARRMDAYAGEVQNMHPFFKYDSPARAHDMDLETTKAYALPGNITAGLQHGSWSKFLPPADKQPDIEVLNTHKKAVFDDLKYSTDDIKAIEEWVKRHVESTWHCLGTCSMAPKEGNSIVKHGVLDERLNVHGVSNLKVADLSICPDNVGCNTYSTALLIGEKAAVLVAEDLGYSGEALEMKVPEYHAPGEMRLLSRL; encoded by the exons ATGAAGGACACCGGACAAGAGTCACGTGGTGACGAGAGGGGATATGCCAGTGGCATGATCCCAGACGAGTTTGACATTATTGTGTGCGGCGGAGGTAGTACGGGATGCGTGGTGGCTGGCCG ACTGGCCAATCTGGACCACAACCTCAAGGTCCTTCTCATTGAAGGCGGCGAGAACAACCTCAACAACCCATGGGTCTATCGCCCGGGCATCTTCCCGCGAAACATGAAGCTAGACTCCAAGACAGCATCGTTTTACGAGTCGCGTGCATCAGATGCTCTTGCCGGGAGAAAGGCTGTCGTGCCCTGCGCGCATGTCCTGGGAGGTGGCTCATCAATCAACTTCATG ATGTACACGcgtgcctcggcctcggactACGACGACTTCCAAGCCAAAGGATGGACAACCAAGGAATTGCTTCCACTTATGAAGAAGCACGAAACCTACCAGCGAGCCAGTCACAACCGTGACACACACGGATTCGAGGGACCTATCAAGGTGTCTTTCGGAAACTA CACTTACCCAATCGCCTGGGACTTCTTGCGTGCTGCCGAAtcccaaggcattcctactGTGGACGATCTTCAAGATCTCTCTTGTGGCCACGGAGCAGAGCACTGGTTGAAGTGGATCAACCGCGAT ACCGGTCGCCGAAGCGACAGCGCACACGCATACATCCACTCTACCCGTGCAAAGCACTCTAACCTCTACCTGGTCTGCAACACCAAAGTGGACAAGGTCATCATCGAGAACGGcaaggcggtggcggtgcagacAGTAGCCACCAAGCCTCTCTCCAGGGAGCAGCTCAAGCCGCGCATTTTCCGCGCCCGCAAGCAGATTGTCGTGTCGTGCGGAACCCTCTCCTCGCCGCTCGTCCTGCAGCGCTCCGGCGTCGGCGACCccaagaagctcaaggccgCAGGTGTCGAGCCCATCGTGGATCTTCCCGGTGTGGGCCTCAACTTCCAGGACCACTATCTTCACTTTTCCGTGTATCGTGCAAAGCCTGGAACCGAGTCGTTTGACGAATTCGCCCGAGGAAACCCAGAGGTCCAGAAAGCCGTCTTTGACCAGTGGGAGATTAAGGGAACTGGGCCGCTGGCCACGAACGGAATAGGCAA ATATCTAGATGCTGGGGTCAAGATCAGGCCGACGCAAAAGGAGTTGGACGAGTTCAAGACTTGGCCTTGCAACTCTTTCCAGAAGGGATGGGACAGCTATTTCAAGAACAAGCCGGACAAACCTGTGATGCACTACTCGGTCATTGCTGGCTGGTTCGGTGACCACATGCTCATGCCTCCCGG ATCCTTTTTTACCATGTTCAACTTCCTCGAGTATCCCTTCTCGCGAGGATTCACCCACATCAAGTCGGCTGACCCTTATGCTGCCCCGGACTTCGACACGGGCTTCATGAGCGACGAGCGTGACATGGCGCCCATGGTGTGGGGCTACATCAAGTCGCGCGAGACGGCCAGGCGTATGGATGCCTACGCTGGAGAGGTGCAGAACATGCACCCCTTCTTCAAATACGACTCGCCCGCCCGCGCCCACGACATGGACCTCGAGACCACAAAGGCCTACGCACTCCCGGGCAACATAACCGCTGGGCTGCAGCACGGCAGTTGGAGCAAGTTCCTGCCCCCGGCCGACAAGCAGCCCGACATTGAGGTGCTCAACACCCACAAGAAGGCTGTGTTTGACGACCTCAAGTATTCCACCGATGACATCAAGGCCATCGAGGAGTGGGTCAAGCGCCATGTCGAGAGTACCTGGCACTGTCTGGGA ACATGCTCCATGGCTCCCAAGGAGGGCAACAGCATCGTCAAGCACGGCGTCCTAGACGAGCGCTTGAACGTCCACGGTGTTTCCAACCTCAAGGTTGCCGACCTCAGTATCTGCCCTGAC